From one Sphaeramia orbicularis chromosome 9, fSphaOr1.1, whole genome shotgun sequence genomic stretch:
- the LOC115425321 gene encoding methyltransferase-like protein 27 isoform X1 — MGCFLHLSSSVSHLCWMSSHFIMSVRKRTVREARNAFQSSKATNPKVMVDYYTTWAENYEEDHRLMSFQSPHLAVDFLSEHFIGSPEETRVLDVACGTGYIAKLMKGLGYRHFVGVDGSKGMLELAAKTGLYQDLKLALLGTEPLPVETSAFDVVIITGALDAGFVPVSVIRELCNAAKPGGLVCMARGDHTGAPAAKYKEDLQKELHMMEEEGLWSLVGTKLTDRYMEDPHLVYDGDEEGIQEKQYISGTVYLYRTSISASM, encoded by the exons atgggatgtttccttCACCTGTCCTCCTCTGTGTCTCACCTGTGCTGGATGTCCAGTCACTTTATCATGTCTGTCAGAAAAAGAACGGTTCGTGAAGCCCGAAACGCCTTTCAGTCTTCCAAAGCAACAAACCCTAAAGTGATGGTCGACTACTACACCACATGGGCAGAAAACTATGAAGAG GATCACAGACTCATGAGCTTCCAATCACCACACCTGGCAGTAGACTTCCTATCCGAACACTTCATTGGGAGTCCTGAGGAGAcccgggttctagatgtggccTGTGGAACTGGATACATTGCTAAACTG atgAAAGGACTGGGGTACAGACATTTTGTAGGAGTGGACGGCAGCAAAGGGATGCTGGAGCTTGCCGCTAAAACTGGTCTGTATCAGGACCTCAAACTGGCCTTACTGGGAACTGAACCATTGCCTGTAGAGACCA GTGCGTTTGATGTGGTGATCATCACTGGTGCTCTGGATGCAGGATTTGTACCAGTCAGTGTTATCAGGGAGCTGTGCAACGCTGCCAAACCAG GAGGTCTGGTGTGCATGGCAAGAGGTGACCACACAGGAGCACCAGCAGCTAAATACAAAGAGGATCTGCAGAAAGAGCTGCACatgatggaggaggaggggctGTGGAGTCTGGTGGGAACCAAACTCACCGACAGATACATGGAAGACCCACATCTGGTGTATGATGGAGATGAGGAGGGTATTCAGGAGAAACAGTACATCAGCGGAACTGTTTACCTGTACAGGACATCTATCAGTGCATCCATGTAG
- the LOC115425321 gene encoding methyltransferase-like protein 27 isoform X2: MSVRKRTVREARNAFQSSKATNPKVMVDYYTTWAENYEEDHRLMSFQSPHLAVDFLSEHFIGSPEETRVLDVACGTGYIAKLMKGLGYRHFVGVDGSKGMLELAAKTGLYQDLKLALLGTEPLPVETSAFDVVIITGALDAGFVPVSVIRELCNAAKPGGLVCMARGDHTGAPAAKYKEDLQKELHMMEEEGLWSLVGTKLTDRYMEDPHLVYDGDEEGIQEKQYISGTVYLYRTSISASM; this comes from the exons ATGTCTGTCAGAAAAAGAACGGTTCGTGAAGCCCGAAACGCCTTTCAGTCTTCCAAAGCAACAAACCCTAAAGTGATGGTCGACTACTACACCACATGGGCAGAAAACTATGAAGAG GATCACAGACTCATGAGCTTCCAATCACCACACCTGGCAGTAGACTTCCTATCCGAACACTTCATTGGGAGTCCTGAGGAGAcccgggttctagatgtggccTGTGGAACTGGATACATTGCTAAACTG atgAAAGGACTGGGGTACAGACATTTTGTAGGAGTGGACGGCAGCAAAGGGATGCTGGAGCTTGCCGCTAAAACTGGTCTGTATCAGGACCTCAAACTGGCCTTACTGGGAACTGAACCATTGCCTGTAGAGACCA GTGCGTTTGATGTGGTGATCATCACTGGTGCTCTGGATGCAGGATTTGTACCAGTCAGTGTTATCAGGGAGCTGTGCAACGCTGCCAAACCAG GAGGTCTGGTGTGCATGGCAAGAGGTGACCACACAGGAGCACCAGCAGCTAAATACAAAGAGGATCTGCAGAAAGAGCTGCACatgatggaggaggaggggctGTGGAGTCTGGTGGGAACCAAACTCACCGACAGATACATGGAAGACCCACATCTGGTGTATGATGGAGATGAGGAGGGTATTCAGGAGAAACAGTACATCAGCGGAACTGTTTACCTGTACAGGACATCTATCAGTGCATCCATGTAG